The genomic window CCGAAAACATTATGAGTCCTTCATAGTTATCCTTTAGTATTTTTGTATTAATTAAGCATTCTTTATTTTTTTTTCCTTTTGTATTCGCATGAGATATTAACCTCATCAAATTTTTATATCCTTTGTGATTTTTAGCTAAAAATGTCAAATTACCTCTAGAATTTTCCCCTTCTAAAATCATTTCAGAGCCACAAATAGGTTTTAACCCTTTCTTCCTCATGTTTTCGTAAAAATTAACAAACCCGAAAAGATTAGAACAATCCGTTAATGCAACAGAATCAAATCCTAATTCTGAACTTTTATCTGCCAAATCTTTCATATTAATTAAACCGTCATTAATGGAAAATTCTGAGTGAAGACTAAGATGACAAAATTTATTCATTTATATTTTTTACAATTCCAAAGCTTTTTCTATGTTCTTTTATTATTCCATATGAATTTATAGCGTCTATATGTTTTTTAGTTGCATAGCCTTTATGAGAGCCAAAAGAATATTTAGGATATTTGCAATCTAAAAGCATCATTAATTCATCTCGGAAAACCTTTGCAATTATTGAAGCAGCCATAACTTCGGGTACTAAGTTATCAGCTTTCACTAAAGTACTTACTGGATGTTTTGAGTTTAAAGAATCCCTTCCATCTACAATTATTTTTCTAGGCGAATGTTTTAGACCGTCTATAGCTTTTTCCATGGCTAGAATAGATGCGTTTCTAATGTTAACTTTGTCGATTATCCTGGCAGAGACTGTAGCGATAGAAAAGGCATGAGCCTTTAGTTTTATTATGTTTGAAAGTTCAGTCCTTTTTTTTTGGGATAATTTTTTTGAGTCTGATAATCCTTTTACGTTATTTTCACCAAGAATTACTGCTGCTGCAACAACTGGCCCTGCAAGACTACCCCTTCCGACTTCGTCAACTCCGGCTAAAAACCTTTTCAATTTTTTTTTATTGAGTGGATTACTTCGTAAAATTTTGTTTTTTTTGAATTTATTAAAGAACTATGGATTTTCTTATAATCATTGAATAAATTATGATGATCTATATTCATCAAAGCCTCTAATCCATAAATAAGATTTTTTTTAGTAACCTTTGATTGAATAAGTTCCTGAACAATTTTTTTCTTTTTCAATATATTTGGTAAAGAAATAAATTCTGTCTTGATGAATCTTGATAAAATCAAATAACTTAAAAAGTTCGTTTTATAAATAACAATCATTGGAATTTTACAAAGTGCCGCCTCCAAAGAAGCCGTTCCAGAGGTTATAACAGCATAGTCACAGGCGCGAAGAATATTTCTAGAATTGCTATAATGAATCTCTAAATTCGAATTTCCCTTTATTTTTTTCTCCAAATTCATTGACTTGCTACCTTCAGTTAAAGCAAATATAAAGCGAAGCTTTGAATTTACTTTTAAATAATGATTTGAAAGAGAAGCTAAAACATTGAAGTGTCTGGTAACTTCAGATTTTCTACTACCAGGCATTAAAACAACGTACTTGAAATTTTCATCTAGATTTAGTTTTTGTTTGTACTCCTTTCTATTTATTTCAAACTCAATTTTTTCTGCAATGGGGTGACCAACAAAACTTGAATTAATATTATGTTGACTTAAAATTTTTTTTTCAAAATCATATAAACAAAAAATATGATCTAAAAATTTAGAAAAACTTTTTATTCGATTTTCACGCCAGGCCCAAAATTGAGGACAAACATATTGAATTGTTGAGATGTCTGTCTTTTGTTTTAATTTTTTTGATATTCCAAGATTAAAGGAAGGACTGTCTATCCCGATAAAGATATCTGGTTTTTTTGATTCAAAAAAACTTATTAATTGCTTTCTTCTTTTTAATATGGTGTTTAATGAGAGCAAAGGATCTATGATTCCCATTTTTGAAATTTCTTTAATTGGAAACAAGGATTCTAGCCCCTCTTGCTTCATCCTTTCTCCGCCAATTCCTATGAATTCAATCTTATCGTCATGAGCTTTAAGAGAACGCATTAAATCTGAGCCTAAAATATCACCTGATTCCTCTCCCGCTGATAAAGCTATTTTCATTACTAGCTTACCTAACGATTCCTCTTTCAGAATTCTTCAAAGAATTAAGAAGAGTTTTAATCTCGGGTAAGTGGCCAAAATTAGCTTCTATTTCCTTTTTAGAATTTTCTAACGTATTTTTTCTCAAATAAATAATTTTATAAGCTTCTTTAAGTGCGTGAGTACCCTCTTTATTAATATTGAGTCTAGAGATTCCAGTGACGTTAAGCCCCCTTGCTTTTGCAGTATTACCGCTTACCCTAACAAAGGCTGGAATATCTTTCGATACCGCGCTTCCCATGGCAGAAAAGCTGTAAGCTCCAATATTGCAAAACTGATGAACTAAACTAAAACCGCCTAAAATCGCTCCTCTTTCTAATTTTACACAGCCAGCAATTGATGAATTGTTTACTAAAACAACGTCATCTTCTATTTCACAATCATGAGCCACGTGTACATAAGCCATAAATAAGTTTCTTGAGCCTATCAGAGTTTTTGAATTTTCTTGGATTGTACCTCTATTTATTGTGACTCCTTCTCTAAAAATATTATTGTCTCCAATTTCTAAAAAAGTTTTTTCTCCTTTATATTTTTTATCTTGTGGATCTCCTCCAATTGAAGCAAACGAAAAAATTTTATTATTTTTTCCTATAGTCGTTGGACCTTCTAGAACAACATGAGATCCTATATTTGAACCAGAATTAATTTCTACTTCAGGTCCAATAACCGCAAATGGCCCAACGTTTACAGTGGTATCAAGTTTTGCTGATTTATGAACAATTGCAGATTTATGAATCATTATTTAGGTCTATCTGCGCATAAAATTGTAGCTGAGCAGACGAATTCATCTTCTACAGAGGCTTTACATTCAAATTTCCAAATTCCTCTTTTGTCTGAAATTTTTGTTGATTCTAGAATTAATTTATCTCCAGGAATTACAGGTCTTTTAAATCTTAAATTGTCTGCTCCAACAAAATAATACATTGAACCTTCATCAGGAGTTTTACCCATAGTTTTGAAACCCAATATGCCTGAAGCTTGAGCCATAGCCTCTAAAATTAAAACTCCTGGAACCACACTTTTCTCAGGAAAGTGTCCTATAAAATAAGGCTCATTATTGGTTATGTTTTTATAAGCCTTTATATATTTATTCAACTCAATCTCGATTACTCTGTCCACAAGCAAAAAAGGATATCTATGAGGTAAATATTTTCTAATTTCTTCTATATCAATCATTTTTTTCTTAAAGTTGCTGACTTTTTTAACCAGTTTTTATGTTCCATTAATATAGGCCCTCCTGAATAGGCTCCTTTATTTTTGACACTATTTGTCACAAATGTCATTGGGTAGATAGTTACCTCGTCAGTAATTTGAATATTATCCACTATCCCACAAAGACCGCCAATTACGCAGTTATTACCTATCTTTACACTTCCAGCTATTGAAGTATTTGCACCAATAATAGTATTTTCTCCGATATAACAATTATGGGCTAAATGTATTTGGTTATCTAATTTTACTCCGTTGCAAATTTCAGTAGATCCAGAAGAGGCTTTATCAATTGTGCAGCCAGCGCCGATTTCAACATTATCGCCGATAATCACCTTTCCGGAATGAATTATCTTTTCCCATTTTTTTCCATTTTTTGCAAAACCTAATCCATCCGAACCTATAACGGTACCTGAATGGATAATGCAATTTTTCCCAATCATTGAATCTGGATAAAGCGAGACATTTGAGTATATTTTAGAATTTTTTTTGATTATGGTTCCCGCCCCTATATGAACTCCAGAGTTGATAAAAACACCTTCTTCTATTTGAACCTCTTTTTCTATAACACTGTAAGCTCCAATAAAAGAACTAGAATTGACTTTTGCACTTTCATGAATCTTAGAGAACTCATCTTTTAAAGAAGGTATAGAAATTTCAGGTTCAAATAATTGACTGCATTTAGCATAAACTAGATGAACTTGATCTGTATAAAGTTTGCTTCCAGGGAAATCAAAATCATCTTCTTTAGATAAAATAATTGCCCCTGCTTTTGTATTATTTAAATCCTTTTTAAATTTTTTTGAATAGTAAAAGGACAATTCAGAGGGTTTTGCATCCTTAAGATTATTTATTGATACAATTCTTTTTTCTCCATCTCCATCTAAGGATAAATCTAAAAGTTCAGCAATTTCGCTAAGCTTGTATACTTTTTTGGACAAAACAAATAATTAATCTTTATTATTTGCCTGATTTAATAATTCAATTACCTCAGGAGTAATGTTTATTAAAGGATTCGCTTGGTCATAGGCTAACAAAGCTTGACTGTTAAACAACAAAGTAATTTTTTTTGCCACAATCAGATCATTTACAACTTTTTGTACAGTAGGTCCTTGGTTAGCTTGAAGTTTTTGAACTACCTCATTTTCAAGAGTTTGCATCTTCTGTGTGAGAAACTGAATATCTTGATATAGGGATTGAGCTTTTTTTAATTTATCAGCTTGTTCTTCATCTGACATTGTCGATGCATCTTTATTAAGTTCCTCAGCTAACGCCAATCTATCTGAATCCTTAAGCTGAGCCTCTTCCATTAACTCTTTATAATCGTTTGATTCTCTTAGTTCCTCAAAACTTGTTCTCGCAAGATCAGTGCCTAAAAATATAGCTTGATAATCTATTACTGCGACGCCTTCTAGGTTTGCAATCGATGGAAGCGAAAAAATAGAAAATAAAACTGAAGTTAAATAAATTGAAAAATTTCTCATGATGATCTCCCTAAGAGGATTTATATAAACGAAGTTTACCTTCTGTACGGGGTCTTTTTCCAGAAGAATTTTTAAAATTGATTTCCTATCTCAAATTGAAAAGTTTCAGTTTCATCTAAGATATCATCTCCAAAAACAGAAGAAATAGCGAAAGACATTGGTCCAAGTGCGGTAATCCAAGTTACGCCAAGACCTACAGAGTATCTCAATTCTGATAAATCAAATTCACTACAATTGGTTTCATATGATTTACAGCCATCATTAAATACGTTTCCAAAATCAAAGAATAGCGAGCTTCTTACTGATCTGCTGTCTTCTAAAAAAGGAATAGGAAAAATTAAATCCATTCCTCCTTCAAACGAATAAGTTCCACCTGTTGGCCTGTTGTAATAGGAATAAAATCCTGAATATACTGCTCTGGGACCAAGAGAATTTTGTTCAAAACCTCTAACAGAATTTAAGCCTCCGGCATAAAAATTTTCATATGGAGGCGGTGTTTCGGTGTCTCCATATGCAAAAAGTCCACCAACTTCAGTCCTTATTGAAAAAACAAAATCACTTGGCAAAGGTCTATAAAACTTGAATCTATGTGATAACTTTCCATAAGTTAAAGAACTCCCAGGCACGGCAACTGAACCTGACAGAACATTTAAAGTTCCTGCAGTAGGAAATAAGCCTCTATTAAGAGAATTTCTTGACCAAGTTACTCCTAGAGTCAAAGATTCAAACTTAGAACCCTCAGTAGAAATGAAATCTAAAAGTTGTCTAGAAGATAGAGCGCTTGATGACAGATCTGTTTGATCAATTGAAGCGGACAAACTTAATTGTTCAATTTCGTTAATCGGTAAAACAAATTGAACTGAACCACCAAAAGATTCTGTGTTGTATGCAGAAATATTAAAATTTGAATAATCTGAAGATCTAATATAAGCGCCATAACCTAAACCAACACCATCCGCGTTAAAATAAGGATCAAAAAAATTAAAAGACACATCGGTTTGCCAATCACTATAATTTAGTCCTACCCCAATACTATTTCCAGTTCCAAAAGCATTACTCTCTGAATAATTTGCTCCTATACTGAAGCCATAAGCGCCGTAACCTAAACTTCCCGCAATAGAGCCAGAAAATTCCTCTTCAACGTTGAAATCTATATCTACTTTGTCTTTTTCTCCTGGAACAGGAATTGTTTCAAAATTTACTTCTTTAAAAAAACCTAACCTATCTAACCTCAATTTAGAGCGCTCAAGAAGTGAGTTTGATGCCCATGCACCTTCCATTTGTCTCATTTCTCTTCTTAAGACAACGTCATGAGTTCTTTTATTGCCGTAGAAATTAATGTTTCTAACATAAGTCCTCTGTCCAGGTTCGACAAAAAAAACTATATCTACAAGATTGTCATCAACTCTCTTGATATTTCCCGACACTTCAGAAAATAAAAATCCTTCGTTGTTTAAAAGATTATTTATACTTTCTTCAGAAAAGGTAATGAGTTCTTGAGAAAAAGTTGAATCATCAACAACATATATAAGACTTCTGATAATTTCTTCTTTTACTGGAAAGTCACCTGCTAAAGAAACATTATTGATTTTGTAAAGATCTCCTTCAGAGATATTTACAGTTATAAATACTTTCTGCTTGTCCTCAGAGATAGTTATTATCGAATTATTTACAGAAAAATTTAGGTATCCTCTATTTTTATAAAAAGACTCTAAGCTTTCTAGATCACCTTTAAGATTTTCTTTTGAATAAGGAGTATTTCTTCTAAATATTGATAACCAGGATCTTGGTCTAAGCTTAAAAACTTTCTTTAGCTCGTCCTCAGAAAATAGATTATTCCCGACAATATTAATGCTCTGTAACTTTGCAGTTTCGCCTTCTTGTATTTCAACGTTTAGTTTTACCCGATTACGAGGCAAAGGATCGGATGAGACTTCTACATTCGCAGCATATTTTCCTTGAGAAACGTATTGCCTTTCCAACTCGGAACTTAAATTTTCGAAAACTGATCTTCTAAATAAAGCGCCCTCAAAAATTCCTGAATTTTTC from SAR86 cluster bacterium includes these protein-coding regions:
- a CDS encoding ribonuclease HII translates to MKRFLAGVDEVGRGSLAGPVVAAAVILGENNVKGLSDSKKLSQKKRTELSNIIKLKAHAFSIATVSARIIDKVNIRNASILAMEKAIDGLKHSPRKIIVDGRDSLNSKHPVSTLVKADNLVPEVMAASIIAKVFRDELMMLLDCKYPKYSFGSHKGYATKKHIDAINSYGIIKEHRKSFGIVKNINE
- the lpxB gene encoding lipid-A-disaccharide synthase, with translation MKIALSAGEESGDILGSDLMRSLKAHDDKIEFIGIGGERMKQEGLESLFPIKEISKMGIIDPLLSLNTILKRRKQLISFFESKKPDIFIGIDSPSFNLGISKKLKQKTDISTIQYVCPQFWAWRENRIKSFSKFLDHIFCLYDFEKKILSQHNINSSFVGHPIAEKIEFEINRKEYKQKLNLDENFKYVVLMPGSRKSEVTRHFNVLASLSNHYLKVNSKLRFIFALTEGSKSMNLEKKIKGNSNLEIHYSNSRNILRACDYAVITSGTASLEAALCKIPMIVIYKTNFLSYLILSRFIKTEFISLPNILKKKKIVQELIQSKVTKKNLIYGLEALMNIDHHNLFNDYKKIHSSLINSKKTKFYEVIHSIKKN
- the lpxA gene encoding acyl-ACP--UDP-N-acetylglucosamine O-acyltransferase — translated: MIHKSAIVHKSAKLDTTVNVGPFAVIGPEVEINSGSNIGSHVVLEGPTTIGKNNKIFSFASIGGDPQDKKYKGEKTFLEIGDNNIFREGVTINRGTIQENSKTLIGSRNLFMAYVHVAHDCEIEDDVVLVNNSSIAGCVKLERGAILGGFSLVHQFCNIGAYSFSAMGSAVSKDIPAFVRVSGNTAKARGLNVTGISRLNINKEGTHALKEAYKIIYLRKNTLENSKKEIEANFGHLPEIKTLLNSLKNSERGIVR
- the fabZ gene encoding 3-hydroxyacyl-ACP dehydratase FabZ, whose amino-acid sequence is MIDIEEIRKYLPHRYPFLLVDRVIEIELNKYIKAYKNITNNEPYFIGHFPEKSVVPGVLILEAMAQASGILGFKTMGKTPDEGSMYYFVGADNLRFKRPVIPGDKLILESTKISDKRGIWKFECKASVEDEFVCSATILCADRPK
- the lpxD gene encoding UDP-3-O-(3-hydroxymyristoyl)glucosamine N-acyltransferase, yielding MSKKVYKLSEIAELLDLSLDGDGEKRIVSINNLKDAKPSELSFYYSKKFKKDLNNTKAGAIILSKEDDFDFPGSKLYTDQVHLVYAKCSQLFEPEISIPSLKDEFSKIHESAKVNSSSFIGAYSVIEKEVQIEEGVFINSGVHIGAGTIIKKNSKIYSNVSLYPDSMIGKNCIIHSGTVIGSDGLGFAKNGKKWEKIIHSGKVIIGDNVEIGAGCTIDKASSGSTEICNGVKLDNQIHLAHNCYIGENTIIGANTSIAGSVKIGNNCVIGGLCGIVDNIQITDEVTIYPMTFVTNSVKNKGAYSGGPILMEHKNWLKKSATLRKK
- a CDS encoding OmpH family outer membrane protein → MRNFSIYLTSVLFSIFSLPSIANLEGVAVIDYQAIFLGTDLARTSFEELRESNDYKELMEEAQLKDSDRLALAEELNKDASTMSDEEQADKLKKAQSLYQDIQFLTQKMQTLENEVVQKLQANQGPTVQKVVNDLIVAKKITLLFNSQALLAYDQANPLINITPEVIELLNQANNKD
- the bamA gene encoding outer membrane protein assembly factor BamA produces the protein MKLNFFNFLFLATFCFSNLVFSSSWIIEDIRISGLQRVSAGSIFAEIPVTIGDSIEQDEIIEISKSIFSTGQFDDIQIGREGNALLINLVERPTIDEIVIEGNQAIKTDNLMDGLKNSGIFEGALFRRSVFENLSSELERQYVSQGKYAANVEVSSDPLPRNRVKLNVEIQEGETAKLQSINIVGNNLFSEDELKKVFKLRPRSWLSIFRRNTPYSKENLKGDLESLESFYKNRGYLNFSVNNSIITISEDKQKVFITVNISEGDLYKINNVSLAGDFPVKEEIIRSLIYVVDDSTFSQELITFSEESINNLLNNEGFLFSEVSGNIKRVDDNLVDIVFFVEPGQRTYVRNINFYGNKRTHDVVLRREMRQMEGAWASNSLLERSKLRLDRLGFFKEVNFETIPVPGEKDKVDIDFNVEEEFSGSIAGSLGYGAYGFSIGANYSESNAFGTGNSIGVGLNYSDWQTDVSFNFFDPYFNADGVGLGYGAYIRSSDYSNFNISAYNTESFGGSVQFVLPINEIEQLSLSASIDQTDLSSSALSSRQLLDFISTEGSKFESLTLGVTWSRNSLNRGLFPTAGTLNVLSGSVAVPGSSLTYGKLSHRFKFYRPLPSDFVFSIRTEVGGLFAYGDTETPPPYENFYAGGLNSVRGFEQNSLGPRAVYSGFYSYYNRPTGGTYSFEGGMDLIFPIPFLEDSRSVRSSLFFDFGNVFNDGCKSYETNCSEFDLSELRYSVGLGVTWITALGPMSFAISSVFGDDILDETETFQFEIGNQF